One segment of Panthera leo isolate Ple1 chromosome A3, P.leo_Ple1_pat1.1, whole genome shotgun sequence DNA contains the following:
- the RDH14 gene encoding retinol dehydrogenase 14: MALVATVAALLAALGGALWLAARRFVGPSVRHGGGDSGLMHRKTVLITGANSGLGRATAAELLRLGARVIMGCRDRARAEEAAGQLRRELRQAGGSGPGSDAGEAGELVVRELDLASLRSVRAFCQEMLQEEPRLDVLINNAGIFHCPYMKTEDGFEMQFGVNHLGHFLLTNLLLGLLKSSAPSRIVVVSSKLYKYGDINFEDLNSEQSYNKSFCYSRSKLANILFTRELARRLEGTNVTVNVLHPGIVRTNLGRHIHIPLLVKPLFNLVSWAFFKTPVEGAQTSVYLASSPEVEGVSGKYFGDCKEEALLPKAMDESVARKLWDISEVMVGILK; the protein is encoded by the exons ATGGCCCTGGTGGCTACAGTAGCGGCACTCCTGGCTGcactgggtggggctctgtggcTGGCGGCCCGGCGCTTCGTGGGGCCCAGTGTCCGGCACGGAGGAGGGGACTCCGGCCTCATGCACCGGAAGACTGTGCTGATCACAGGGGCGAACAGCGGCCTGGGCCGCGCCACGGCCGCCGAGCTGCTGCGCCTAGGGGCGCGGGTGATCATGGGCTGCCGTGACCGCGCGCGCGCCGAAGAGGCAGCGGGTCAGCTCCGCCGCGAGCTCCGCCAGGCTGGGGGCTCCGGGCCGGGCTCCGACGCCGGCGAGGCCGGCGAGCTCGTCGTCAGGGAGTTGGACCTCGCCTCGCTGCGTTCGGTGCGCGCCTTCTGTCAGGAGATGCTCCAG GAAGAGCCTAGACTGGATGTCTTAATCAACAATGCAGGGATCTTCCATTGCCCTTATATGAAGACCGAAGATGGTTTTGAGATGCAGTTTGGAGTGAACCATCTGGGGCACTTCCTACTCACCAATCTTCTCCTTGGACTCCTCAAAAGTTCAGCTCCCAGCAGGATTGTGGTAGTCTCTTCCAAACTTTATAAATATGGAGACATCAACTTTGAAGACTTGAACAGTGAACAAAGCTATAATAAAAGCTTTTGTTACAGTCGGAGCAAACTGGCTAACATTCTTTTTACCAGAGAACTAGCCCGCCGCTTAGAAGGCACAAATGTTACTGTCAACGTATTACACCCTGGTATTGTGCGGACGAATCTTGGCAGGCACATACACATTCCACTGTTGGTCAAACCACTTTTCAATTTGGTGTCGTGGGCTTTTTTTAAAACCCCAGTAGAAGGTGCTCAGACTTCAGTTTATTTAGCCTCTTCACCTGAGGTGGAAGGCGTGTCCGGAAAGTACTTTGGGGACTGTAAAGAGGAAGCGCTATTGCCCAAAGCTATGGATGAGTCTGTTGCAAGAAAACTCTGGGATATCAGTGAAGTAATGGTTGGCATATTAAAATAG